Proteins from one Desulfonema limicola genomic window:
- the thrH gene encoding bifunctional phosphoserine phosphatase/homoserine phosphotransferase ThrH: MYIVCSDLEGVFVPEIWINVAEKTGIKELRLTTRDISDYNVLMKKRLSILKENNLKIKDITDVIAAMTPLEGALEFIDWVRSQVPLIVVSDTFVQFAGPLMKQLGWPVLFCNELVIEKDGTVSDYRLRQQDGKKKAAQALKTMNYKIIAMGDSYNDITMLKEADHGILFRPPENVIAEFPEFPVVNKYDELKPVLEKILAQDEN; this comes from the coding sequence ATGTATATTGTTTGTTCTGATCTGGAAGGGGTTTTTGTTCCTGAGATATGGATCAATGTGGCTGAAAAAACAGGGATTAAGGAACTTAGGCTGACAACCAGGGATATATCTGATTATAATGTGCTTATGAAAAAACGCCTGTCAATCCTTAAAGAAAATAATCTTAAAATTAAGGATATTACAGATGTTATTGCTGCAATGACACCTTTGGAAGGGGCACTTGAATTTATTGACTGGGTCAGGTCTCAAGTTCCTTTGATCGTGGTTTCAGATACCTTTGTTCAGTTTGCAGGTCCCCTTATGAAGCAGTTAGGCTGGCCCGTATTATTTTGCAATGAACTGGTTATAGAAAAAGACGGAACTGTTTCTGATTACAGGCTCCGGCAGCAGGATGGGAAAAAGAAGGCAGCCCAGGCATTGAAAACAATGAACTACAAAATTATTGCAATGGGAGATTCCTATAATGATATTACCATGCTCAAGGAGGCAGATCATGGGATTTTATTCAGACCCCCTGAAAATGTAATAGCTGAGTTCCCTGAATTTCCAGTTGTTAATAAATATGATGAATTAAAACCTGTTTTGGAAAAAATCCTTGCACAGGATGAAAACTGA
- a CDS encoding acyl-CoA thioesterase, with product MADHITKYRVIYGDTDKMGIVYHANYLRLFEMGRAEFFRHLGLAYTDIEKKGILLPVAEAYCKYLHPAKYDDMLIIQAVLDTSLRAGIKFDYSIERESDEKKLVTGYTKHACITPEGKVVRPPRFLMEIISQFQNKD from the coding sequence ATGGCAGATCATATAACAAAATACAGGGTTATATATGGAGATACTGATAAAATGGGCATTGTCTATCATGCCAATTATCTCCGGTTGTTTGAAATGGGCAGGGCAGAATTTTTCAGGCATCTGGGCCTTGCTTATACAGATATTGAAAAAAAAGGAATACTTTTGCCTGTGGCAGAAGCATATTGTAAATATCTTCATCCTGCAAAATATGATGATATGCTTATAATACAGGCAGTTCTTGATACAAGCCTGCGTGCAGGCATCAAGTTTGATTACTCTATTGAAAGAGAATCTGATGAAAAAAAACTGGTTACTGGATATACTAAACACGCCTGCATAACACCTGAAGGAAAGGTGGTGAGACCTCCCAGGTTTTTAATGGAAATTATATCCCAATTTCAGAATAAGGACTAA
- the rfaE1 gene encoding D-glycero-beta-D-manno-heptose-7-phosphate kinase, with the protein MTIDITKFNSCRILVVGDLMIDEYVWGTVDRISPEAPVQIVSVDREDYTLGGAGNVVNNLAALGAEVSVAGVIGTGTDGDRVLEKVELLNADTAGIIREPKRPTTRKTRIIAANQHVLRIDRETGRDISKTTFNALKSFVSRKIPETDVVLISDYGKGLITIPFIRYILNTAKKYGKLTIADPKGLDFSKYSGVSLLTPNQKEAGLASGIEIKDKTGIIKAGNKLLKTTGIKNLLITCGQNGMILFEQGHEPHTIKAEARQVFDVSGAGDTVLSVFGLSIASGFLFKEAAALANTAAGIVVGKLGTATVSQKELLSALKRFS; encoded by the coding sequence ATGACAATAGATATAACAAAATTTAATAGCTGCCGCATCTTGGTAGTTGGCGATTTGATGATTGATGAATATGTATGGGGCACTGTTGATCGTATCTCTCCTGAAGCCCCGGTTCAGATAGTATCTGTTGACAGGGAAGATTATACCCTGGGAGGTGCCGGCAATGTGGTAAATAACCTGGCGGCTTTAGGTGCAGAGGTGTCAGTTGCAGGTGTTATCGGAACCGGGACTGATGGTGACCGGGTCTTAGAAAAAGTTGAACTTCTTAATGCAGATACAGCCGGTATTATCAGGGAACCCAAACGCCCTACAACAAGAAAAACCCGTATAATTGCAGCAAACCAGCATGTTCTCCGTATTGACCGGGAAACAGGCCGTGATATTTCAAAGACCACTTTTAATGCTTTAAAAAGTTTTGTTTCCAGGAAAATTCCTGAAACAGATGTGGTTCTTATTTCTGATTACGGCAAAGGATTGATTACAATTCCTTTTATAAGGTATATTCTGAATACTGCGAAAAAATACGGAAAACTCACTATTGCAGACCCTAAAGGACTTGATTTTTCAAAATATTCAGGGGTTTCACTTTTAACCCCAAACCAAAAAGAAGCAGGGCTTGCATCAGGAATTGAGATTAAAGATAAAACAGGGATCATAAAAGCAGGAAATAAACTGCTTAAAACAACTGGAATTAAAAACCTGCTGATTACATGCGGTCAAAACGGCATGATTTTATTTGAACAAGGACATGAACCGCATACTATAAAGGCTGAAGCCAGACAAGTTTTTGATGTATCAGGGGCAGGGGATACGGTATTATCTGTATTTGGTCTTTCCATTGCATCAGGTTTCTTATTTAAAGAAGCTGCAGCACTGGCTAATACAGCAGCAGGTATTGTAGTAGGCAAACTTGGAACTGCAACGGTTTCACAAAAAGAATTATTATCAGCATTAAAAAGATTTTCTTAA
- a CDS encoding dynamin family protein → MKIPVISEEIVKNRQDKSHSLLKIADTCKNLCNKLQDVLTALSRLSDPDLQNEKKIRTDMTGLIQDINNLKDRVEVRYNRFNKGLITISIAGLEKAGKTTFLKSLTGIDSLPAFDERCTAVCCEIHYSRERSDFDIEFYTEQEYMERVIKPVVETVFSALSKESDPGNTGLGIPLSASEFMNFQLPDINELAGGTTAYKLLIDLKHLQENFHECRQNLGRAPLNRLPLAELGKWVSHQKASMDEEEDLTAKGRNLARISAVKVCRIYSEFTGGSPHLRWIDTPGVDDPNRRARELTLKTIAGETDLLVVASRPGSSPSPGENFHNFWDSVSRQPDEVSLMNRLLFALNWDKRVDPQGENIKIHQKYLINAGVPQHLFTGPFEAVKQDDAAALMEKVNAHLTDHLTDQDDLVVLEYKSRLKNIQARTRIVHDMLAKNHPSDSGQQDLENEAFHKWFHWYKEGRDTGFWSDLVTALDRATRDILEDKRILESETTLNNIFAKQAKNIQEQIPKPEVLEDYWIRHRGENPVPNGMRTISTYFSTLVNRLASEVQEFGPIMQDKLVQVLYDSGLGPLLSGETAEERIKNLFNSLKGFEKSPVVEVLQETLELPRNLKYVIRYELRAAVDFCDPTLWNKNEDAWNRLNEMVKSNNGEIERLARFDTCKYPPVNDSREKDYEVLKKIAGNALLAIHSALNNERYLPRRIADDFMRDCRVRLCFSPESEQEWRTLLFKTRGQLLSGTIGKIRAESEKVQAFRTALNNLDAQLP, encoded by the coding sequence ATGAAAATACCTGTTATAAGTGAAGAAATTGTTAAAAACCGCCAGGATAAATCCCATTCACTGCTTAAAATTGCAGATACCTGCAAAAATCTATGCAATAAACTCCAGGATGTTTTAACAGCTTTAAGCAGACTGTCTGATCCTGATTTACAGAATGAGAAAAAAATCCGTACAGACATGACCGGCCTGATCCAGGATATTAACAACCTTAAAGACCGTGTTGAAGTCCGGTATAACCGGTTTAATAAAGGACTGATAACAATCTCCATAGCGGGCCTGGAAAAAGCCGGTAAAACCACGTTTCTCAAATCTTTAACAGGCATTGACTCCCTGCCTGCATTTGATGAAAGATGCACTGCTGTATGCTGTGAGATTCATTATTCCAGGGAGCGCTCTGACTTTGACATTGAATTTTACACAGAGCAGGAATACATGGAAAGGGTTATAAAACCAGTGGTGGAAACTGTTTTTTCAGCACTGTCCAAAGAATCCGACCCTGGAAACACGGGTTTGGGCATTCCTTTATCAGCATCAGAATTTATGAATTTTCAGCTTCCTGATATTAATGAACTTGCAGGAGGAACAACTGCATATAAACTGCTGATTGATTTAAAACATCTCCAGGAAAATTTCCATGAATGCAGGCAGAATCTTGGAAGAGCGCCATTAAACAGGCTCCCCCTTGCAGAACTCGGTAAATGGGTATCCCATCAAAAAGCCAGCATGGATGAAGAAGAGGATTTAACAGCAAAAGGCAGGAACCTGGCAAGGATTTCAGCAGTAAAGGTCTGCCGGATATATTCTGAATTTACAGGAGGCTCCCCGCATTTACGCTGGATTGACACCCCTGGAGTTGATGACCCGAACCGCAGGGCAAGGGAACTGACCTTAAAAACCATTGCAGGGGAAACGGATCTTCTGGTAGTTGCCAGCCGTCCTGGTTCCAGCCCTTCGCCTGGAGAAAATTTTCATAATTTCTGGGATTCTGTATCCAGGCAGCCTGATGAGGTAAGCCTGATGAACCGGCTCCTTTTTGCCCTTAACTGGGATAAAAGGGTTGACCCCCAGGGTGAAAACATTAAAATTCATCAAAAATACCTGATAAACGCCGGTGTTCCCCAGCATCTTTTTACAGGGCCTTTTGAAGCAGTAAAACAAGATGATGCAGCAGCCTTGATGGAAAAGGTAAATGCTCACCTGACAGACCATTTGACAGACCAGGATGACCTTGTTGTGCTTGAATATAAATCAAGATTAAAAAATATCCAGGCAAGAACAAGAATAGTTCACGACATGCTTGCAAAAAACCATCCTTCGGATTCAGGCCAGCAGGATCTTGAAAATGAGGCTTTTCATAAATGGTTTCACTGGTATAAAGAAGGCAGGGACACGGGATTCTGGTCTGATTTGGTAACAGCTTTGGACAGGGCTACCCGTGATATACTTGAAGACAAGAGAATCCTGGAATCTGAAACAACACTTAACAATATTTTTGCAAAACAGGCAAAAAATATCCAGGAGCAGATACCAAAACCCGAAGTCCTGGAAGATTACTGGATCAGGCACAGGGGGGAAAATCCTGTTCCCAACGGGATGAGGACAATCAGCACCTATTTTTCAACCCTTGTAAACCGTCTTGCAAGCGAAGTGCAGGAATTCGGGCCTATTATGCAGGATAAACTTGTACAGGTTTTATATGATTCAGGGCTTGGCCCCCTGCTTTCCGGGGAAACAGCCGAAGAGCGCATAAAAAACCTTTTTAACAGTTTAAAAGGCTTTGAAAAAAGCCCGGTTGTTGAGGTATTGCAGGAAACCCTGGAACTGCCCCGAAACCTGAAATATGTTATCAGGTATGAGCTGAGGGCTGCTGTTGATTTCTGCGATCCTACCCTATGGAACAAAAACGAGGATGCCTGGAACCGGTTAAATGAAATGGTAAAATCAAACAACGGGGAAATAGAACGTCTTGCCAGGTTTGATACCTGCAAATATCCTCCTGTTAATGATTCCAGGGAAAAGGATTACGAGGTTTTGAAAAAAATAGCAGGAAATGCACTTCTTGCCATACATTCAGCTTTAAACAACGAGCGCTACCTTCCCAGGAGAATTGCAGACGATTTTATGCGGGACTGCCGGGTGCGCCTGTGTTTCAGTCCTGAATCCGAACAGGAATGGAGAACACTTCTTTTTAAAACCAGGGGACAGCTTTTGTCAGGAACCATTGGAAAGATCAGGGCAGAATCTGAAAAGGTACAGGCATTTAGAACAGCTTTGAACAATCTTGATGCCCAGCTGCCCTAG
- a CDS encoding type III pantothenate kinase yields MLLVIDVGNTNTVLGIYNGKNLVQDWRIRTEKNTTEDEFNVLAKGLFAGSRIMPEQIDNTIISSVVPPMVSILDSFCRKYLNHAPHWVDAKSSAGMPVLYGNPREVGADRIVNAVGAFEKYKTSLIIIDFGTATTFDAVSQKGEYLGGAISPGIIISSEALFMRASKLPRVEIFTPPETVIGKDTVGSIQSGIIYGYAGLVDGIVRRMKTEMQTNPKVISTGGLAPLMTGVCETIEAVESDLTLEGLRIIYEKS; encoded by the coding sequence ATGCTTCTTGTTATTGATGTTGGAAATACAAATACTGTGCTGGGAATTTATAATGGAAAAAATCTGGTACAGGACTGGCGCATAAGAACAGAAAAAAATACTACAGAAGATGAATTTAATGTTTTGGCAAAAGGTCTTTTTGCTGGAAGCCGGATAATGCCTGAACAGATTGATAATACAATAATTTCAAGTGTAGTCCCTCCAATGGTATCTATTCTTGATTCTTTTTGCAGAAAATATCTCAACCATGCACCCCACTGGGTGGATGCAAAATCAAGTGCAGGAATGCCTGTCTTATACGGCAACCCCAGGGAGGTAGGAGCTGACAGGATTGTAAATGCAGTAGGAGCCTTTGAAAAATACAAAACCAGCCTGATTATCATTGATTTTGGAACAGCTACTACATTTGACGCAGTTTCCCAAAAAGGCGAATACCTGGGAGGTGCAATCAGTCCAGGCATAATAATATCTTCAGAAGCCTTATTTATGAGGGCTTCAAAACTGCCCAGGGTTGAAATATTCACCCCCCCTGAAACAGTTATAGGCAAAGACACTGTGGGCAGTATTCAATCAGGAATCATTTATGGATATGCAGGTCTTGTTGACGGAATAGTCAGACGTATGAAAACAGAGATGCAGACTAATCCAAAGGTTATATCCACAGGAGGCCTGGCTCCCCTTATGACAGGTGTTTGTGAAACCATAGAAGCCGTAGAATCTGACTTAACCCTGGAAGGACTTCGTATTATTTATGAAAAATCTTAA
- a CDS encoding HAD-IA family hydrolase, translated as MKNVTIKAVLFDFDSTLTLPGAIDFFKIKQAVQCPADMPVLEYINNIDDPIKKADCFKILDKLEKEAAERSKPNHGAEELIYFLKHEKGLKTGIITRNSLGSVKTALENFNTIKESDFDLIITRDDPIEPKPSPEGVLLAALKMNLAVEEILVAGDFIFDILAGKNAGASTVYLTNNDFDDNSGLSKKFSSQAVEQSDYTASTLKDIKDIVRLHLPLLGGKFPNDLLERFLKGFDFNDPFVIIHPGIGEDTAAINVDNEEVLILKSDPITFATDSIGHYAVLINANDIATSGAVPRWFLSTLIFPCKTVPAEIFNTLEDLKNVCRKWNITLCGGHTEISDAVNRPVISGMLAGTVSKSGLIDKKSVKTGDRVLLTKGLAVEGSTIIAREFESRLLALGMQKKDIDTCRHFLSQLSIIEEAKIASEFKGITAMHDVTEGGLATALEELSIAAGYKIKVQMENIPIFPQTMTICELLNINPLGLIGSGSLIICCCENICKELIARIFKAGIKVTYIGEVTGPGQGIDAFYEGEPVEWPKFESDEITKLFE; from the coding sequence ATGAAAAATGTAACAATTAAAGCAGTATTATTTGATTTTGACAGCACCCTTACACTGCCTGGAGCAATTGATTTTTTTAAAATCAAACAAGCTGTTCAATGCCCGGCAGATATGCCTGTGCTGGAATATATAAACAATATAGACGACCCAATAAAAAAAGCTGACTGCTTCAAAATCCTGGATAAACTTGAAAAAGAAGCGGCTGAAAGATCAAAGCCAAATCATGGAGCAGAAGAGCTTATTTATTTTCTCAAGCATGAAAAAGGCCTGAAAACCGGCATTATTACACGCAACAGCCTTGGTTCAGTAAAAACAGCTCTTGAAAATTTTAATACAATAAAAGAATCTGATTTTGATCTGATTATAACAAGAGATGATCCCATAGAACCCAAACCCAGCCCTGAAGGTGTTTTGCTTGCTGCACTTAAAATGAATCTAGCTGTGGAAGAGATACTGGTAGCAGGAGATTTTATTTTTGATATTCTGGCTGGAAAAAATGCAGGAGCATCCACTGTATATTTAACCAATAATGATTTTGACGACAATTCAGGTTTAAGTAAAAAATTTTCCAGCCAGGCTGTGGAACAAAGCGATTATACTGCATCAACCTTAAAAGACATAAAAGACATTGTCCGCCTTCACCTGCCCCTTTTGGGTGGTAAATTTCCCAATGATCTTCTTGAAAGGTTTTTAAAAGGTTTTGATTTTAACGACCCTTTTGTAATTATTCACCCAGGAATTGGTGAAGATACTGCGGCAATTAATGTTGATAATGAAGAAGTTCTTATTCTCAAGTCTGATCCTATTACCTTTGCCACAGATTCAATCGGCCACTATGCTGTTCTTATCAATGCCAATGATATTGCCACATCTGGTGCTGTTCCCCGCTGGTTTTTGTCCACATTGATATTTCCCTGCAAAACAGTTCCAGCAGAGATTTTTAATACCTTAGAAGATCTGAAAAATGTGTGCCGCAAATGGAATATCACCCTTTGCGGAGGACATACAGAGATCAGCGATGCAGTAAATCGCCCTGTTATTTCCGGGATGCTTGCGGGAACTGTCAGTAAATCAGGGCTTATTGATAAAAAAAGCGTTAAAACCGGGGACAGGGTTTTGCTGACTAAGGGACTTGCAGTAGAAGGAAGCACTATTATTGCCAGGGAGTTTGAAAGCAGGCTTCTGGCTCTAGGGATGCAGAAAAAAGATATTGATACATGCCGGCACTTCCTTTCCCAGCTTAGTATTATTGAAGAAGCAAAAATTGCATCTGAATTTAAAGGTATAACAGCTATGCATGATGTTACTGAAGGAGGTCTGGCAACAGCCCTGGAAGAACTGAGCATTGCAGCAGGTTACAAAATCAAGGTTCAAATGGAAAATATCCCTATATTTCCCCAGACCATGACCATTTGCGAACTCCTGAATATTAATCCCCTTGGTTTAATAGGCTCAGGAAGCCTTATTATCTGCTGCTGTGAAAATATATGCAAAGAATTGATTGCCAGGATATTTAAAGCAGGCATCAAGGTAACATATATTGGCGAGGTTACAGGCCCAGGTCAGGGCATTGATGCTTTTTATGAAGGAGAACCTGTTGAATGGCCTAAATTTGAATCTGATGAAATAACTAAATTGTTTGAATAA
- a CDS encoding MFS transporter, with amino-acid sequence MEKSETRINKWLIFFVVAVGVFMSTLDGSIVNIALPSIMKDLSASLVTIEWVMMIYLLTVSSLLLSFGRLSDIKSRRWIYTRGLAMFSAGSLFCGMASTAFWLIAARAFQGIGAAMIMSCTQAIIIESFPVSERGKAMGMLGAVVASGLTCGPALGGWILHISSWQTIFYINIPIGILTAFAGARLLKGGKADIRRTESFDLAGAILLAISTGSFLFIITHGHDWGALHPSIICLTFTCIISFAALIWEECRAEHPLLNPSLLKIRLFTMPVLSAMILFASLFSIVFLMPFFLIYPCGFSPKITGYIMVTPFIFLFIFAPLSGALSDRIGSRFLCTLGMTILAASFFFMAKLSPEYSKLSIAWPLALAGIGIAVFTAPNNAAAMSAVPPEYMGVSAGIVATVRNLGMVLGIALSGAIFNNVFNTLSQGLNLKVYEPGLKPIFMESFSYAMTAGGIVAGIGVIVTYLRGPEIK; translated from the coding sequence TTGGAAAAATCTGAAACCAGAATAAATAAGTGGCTTATTTTTTTTGTTGTAGCTGTTGGGGTTTTTATGTCAACCCTTGACGGCAGCATTGTAAATATTGCACTCCCATCCATTATGAAAGATCTTTCAGCATCCCTTGTAACAATTGAATGGGTAATGATGATTTATCTGCTTACTGTGTCATCCCTGCTTCTAAGCTTTGGCCGCCTCAGTGATATAAAAAGCAGGCGCTGGATATACACAAGAGGGCTTGCCATGTTTTCAGCAGGTTCTTTATTCTGCGGAATGGCTTCAACAGCTTTCTGGCTGATTGCAGCCCGGGCTTTTCAAGGTATTGGTGCTGCAATGATAATGTCATGCACCCAGGCAATTATTATTGAATCTTTTCCTGTGTCTGAAAGGGGAAAAGCTATGGGTATGCTTGGGGCTGTGGTTGCATCAGGCCTGACATGCGGGCCTGCTCTGGGGGGCTGGATTCTTCATATATCTTCATGGCAGACTATTTTTTATATAAATATTCCTATTGGTATTTTAACAGCTTTTGCAGGTGCCAGACTATTAAAAGGCGGTAAAGCTGATATTCGCAGAACAGAATCCTTTGATCTGGCAGGAGCCATTCTTCTTGCCATATCAACAGGTTCTTTTTTATTTATTATTACCCATGGACATGACTGGGGGGCTTTGCATCCATCCATTATCTGCCTGACATTTACCTGTATAATATCATTTGCAGCCCTTATATGGGAGGAATGCAGGGCGGAACATCCTTTATTAAACCCCAGCCTCTTAAAAATCAGGCTTTTTACCATGCCTGTCCTGTCTGCCATGATTTTGTTTGCCAGCCTTTTCAGCATTGTGTTTCTTATGCCGTTTTTTTTGATTTATCCCTGCGGGTTTTCTCCTAAAATAACTGGTTATATTATGGTAACACCATTTATCTTTTTATTCATATTTGCTCCATTATCAGGTGCATTGTCAGACCGTATTGGTTCAAGATTTTTATGTACCCTGGGAATGACAATTTTAGCTGCATCCTTTTTTTTTATGGCAAAACTTTCTCCTGAATATTCCAAACTATCAATTGCCTGGCCCCTGGCACTGGCCGGTATTGGTATTGCAGTTTTTACTGCTCCCAACAACGCAGCAGCCATGAGTGCCGTACCTCCTGAATATATGGGGGTTTCAGCCGGTATTGTCGCAACTGTGCGCAACCTGGGCATGGTTCTGGGCATTGCCCTGTCAGGGGCAATATTTAACAATGTTTTTAATACCCTAAGCCAGGGACTTAACCTAAAGGTTTATGAACCTGGACTTAAACCGATTTTTATGGAATCTTTCTCTTATGCCATGACAGCAGGGGGAATAGTTGCAGGAATCGGTGTTATTGTAACTTATTTACGCGGACCGGAAATAAAATGA
- a CDS encoding radical SAM protein, which yields MLKLSHAVHDILKKADDFSEITRDEALKLLRLDVNSFENYALMFTADNMSRKSFKGKGENHLHIGVNAGPCPFNCSFCSLAENAGIFTKNVDFSEQEILAWAKMAESKSADGLNIMTTGTYSFQRLLEIGRLLKKAVSIPLVANTRDINHKEGEQLLEAGFAGAYHAIRLGEGRDTPFKREKRVHTLQVFNDIGLLWMNCVEPAGSEHSYEEIADLMFLARRYKAAYSGVMRRINFPGSPMGIYPMISEQEMAKMVAVSRLIMGSIPKAHCTHEPHTASLLSGANLFFPEVGSSPRDGKADTEKGRGKGIEDCRQIQKEMGWNPDLVSNVWK from the coding sequence ATGCTTAAATTATCTCATGCAGTACATGATATTTTAAAAAAAGCTGATGATTTTTCCGAAATTACCAGGGATGAGGCTTTGAAGCTTTTGCGTCTTGATGTTAATTCTTTTGAAAACTACGCTCTTATGTTTACAGCAGATAATATGTCCAGGAAAAGTTTTAAAGGCAAAGGGGAAAATCATCTGCATATAGGGGTTAATGCAGGCCCCTGTCCTTTTAACTGCAGCTTTTGTTCTCTTGCTGAAAATGCAGGTATATTTACAAAAAATGTTGATTTTTCAGAACAGGAAATCCTGGCATGGGCAAAAATGGCTGAATCCAAATCTGCTGACGGGCTTAATATAATGACCACAGGAACCTATTCTTTTCAAAGACTTTTAGAAATCGGCAGGCTGCTGAAAAAAGCTGTTTCAATTCCCCTGGTTGCAAATACCAGGGATATAAATCATAAAGAAGGAGAGCAGCTTTTAGAAGCCGGTTTTGCGGGTGCTTATCATGCCATAAGGCTTGGAGAAGGAAGAGATACTCCTTTTAAAAGGGAAAAACGGGTTCATACGCTTCAGGTTTTTAATGATATTGGTTTATTATGGATGAATTGCGTTGAACCGGCTGGGTCAGAGCATTCATATGAGGAGATTGCTGATCTTATGTTTTTAGCAAGAAGATATAAAGCAGCATACAGCGGGGTTATGCGCCGGATTAATTTTCCAGGCTCTCCCATGGGAATTTATCCCATGATAAGCGAGCAGGAAATGGCAAAAATGGTTGCTGTAAGCCGTTTGATAATGGGCAGTATTCCAAAGGCACACTGCACCCATGAACCTCATACAGCTTCTCTGCTCTCAGGTGCAAACCTTTTTTTCCCGGAAGTAGGCTCAAGCCCCAGAGATGGAAAAGCTGACACGGAAAAAGGCAGGGGAAAAGGGATTGAAGATTGCAGGCAGATCCAAAAAGAAATGGGATGGAATCCTGATCTGGTATCTAATGTCTGGAAATAA
- a CDS encoding ABC transporter substrate-binding protein gives MKIKIFVFIFLIFNSIPVFAYEYKIGTWKTAQTIQPFFYEKFLGDNSKVSVFHFTNPGDQKTALLAGSLDMCGTTLAHAIHSASLGQPVVIVSSLCNKCSALVVKNNENIENISHLKGKKIGYVPGTMHEILLRETLKRNNLSPEKDVQLMRVDFFDMGIALAKGGIDAFLSGEPFPTIAQTQGYGKILSHPYYGESIGDINAGMLVTGKIIKEDPDLVYALVKAHIKATQYLNANKPEWFKKASEFGNSIPVLEKASENMELAWDMDQEFVKKAKALGQRMQALGVIANQPDYDKLFDLSFVNRFKEE, from the coding sequence ATGAAGATTAAAATATTTGTATTTATTTTTCTGATATTTAACTCAATACCTGTATTTGCATATGAATATAAAATAGGAACCTGGAAAACAGCCCAGACCATCCAGCCTTTTTTTTATGAGAAATTCCTTGGTGATAATTCAAAAGTTTCTGTGTTTCATTTTACCAATCCTGGAGATCAGAAAACAGCACTTCTTGCAGGCAGCCTGGATATGTGCGGCACAACCTTAGCCCATGCCATTCATTCAGCTTCTTTGGGACAGCCTGTTGTAATTGTAAGTTCTCTTTGCAATAAATGCTCTGCACTTGTTGTTAAAAATAATGAAAATATAGAAAATATAAGCCATCTTAAAGGGAAAAAAATAGGCTATGTTCCTGGAACCATGCACGAAATTCTTCTCAGGGAAACCTTGAAAAGAAATAATTTATCCCCTGAAAAAGATGTCCAGCTTATGAGGGTGGATTTTTTTGATATGGGAATAGCCCTGGCAAAAGGCGGGATTGATGCTTTTCTTTCAGGAGAGCCTTTTCCCACAATTGCACAAACTCAGGGCTATGGAAAAATTCTTTCTCATCCCTATTATGGTGAGTCAATTGGCGATATTAATGCAGGTATGCTGGTAACAGGAAAAATTATTAAGGAAGATCCCGATCTTGTTTATGCCCTGGTAAAAGCTCATATAAAAGCTACTCAATATCTTAATGCCAATAAGCCTGAATGGTTTAAAAAAGCATCTGAATTTGGAAATTCAATCCCTGTTCTGGAAAAAGCATCTGAAAATATGGAATTGGCATGGGATATGGATCAAGAATTTGTTAAAAAAGCAAAGGCTCTTGGACAGCGTATGCAGGCTCTGGGTGTTATTGCAAATCAGCCTGATTATGACAAACTTTTTGATCTGTCTTTTGTTAATCGGTTTAAAGAAGAATAG